The segment TGCACCAGGCTGGCTCCGTCGCGGTCTGCCAGCGCGTGCAGATAGCGTCCGAACATCGCCTGCATCGCCGGGTTTTCAGGCATCCGCGTATACACCTGAAGCATGCGGTCGCGCGCGTAATCGGCGGTCGTGACTTCGGGACCGATGTCCATGTGCGGCGGGCTGGAGGTCGTCGACCCATCATGCGCGACGACTTCGCCCGCCCAGCCTTCGTGGCGGCGGCAAGGATGCATCTCGCGCTCGGCGATGCCGCGCAGATCGATCACCGTGCGGATGTCGAGCGCGGCCAGCTCTGCAAGATCTCCATCGGTCGCCGCGACATGCTGGCCGGAGCGGTAGAGCACCCCGCGGCGGACCTTGCCGCCGGCGGCAGAATAGCCGCCATAGTCGCGGAAATTGTGGATGCCTTGAAAGTTGGGGGCCTGGGTCATGACACGCCCCTGCCAGCGACTAATACGGCAGGCAAGCTCAGGCGGGCGGCTGCGGGTTGTTCGGGACCAAGATCATCGTCCGCCCCTCCACGCGCCAGGACGCAAGGCGTGACAGCAGGTTCATCCCGATGACGTTGGTCGTGCCGATCTGCGGCGCGATCACCGCGTCGAGCCCGCCCGCCTTCACGCTGCCGAACCGCAAGGTGTCGATCGTGGTCAGGTCGGCGGTCACCGTGCCGTTGGCGGTCGAGATGCGGACCGGCACCCCGCCCGTGCGCGGCTCCAGCCCGGCGCGTTCGGCCAGCGGCACCGAGACCGCCGTCAGGGTCGCCCCCGTATCGACCAGGAACGCGGCCGGCTCTCCATTCACGGTCGCCTGAATCCAGAAATGCCCGTCCGGTGACATCGGCACCCGGGTTTCACCCCCCGCAACGGTCTGTTCGGGAAAGCCGAGTTCCGGCACGGCGATGTCCAGCCGCGGATCGAAGCGCGACACCTGCAGCATTACCACCACCAGGATCGCCGCCAGCGCCATCGTGCTGGTCGTCGCCATAAAGCGGCCGAAACGCGAATAATGTCGCGCGATCCCGGTACCGAGGATGCTGCCGAGCACCGCCGCAACGGTCGCGATCAGCAAACCCGAGCGCGGTATCTCGCGGATGATCTCGGTCGTTGCCTGCCAGGCTGCCTGCGGGTCCATACCTGCCCTGTTACACCCTCGCGGCTTTCACCACCATGACTAGGGCGCGCTGCGCGGCACGGTGGCGTCCGCGAGAATGAGCGAAAAGCGCTCCTCCCGATCGGTCCAGCGTTGCCGGGGCGTCCACCCGCCCGCCAGAAGCAAGGTCGTGCCGCTGCGGCGCGAAAACTTGTGGCTGTTCTCGGTGTGGATGGTGTCGCCCTCACCCATCGAGAACCGATGGCCGGACACTCCGAATTCGATCGGTCGCAGCGCCTCGAGGTGCATCTCGATCCGGGAATACGCGTCGTTCCAGCGGGCGACGTGACGCAGCGCATCTATCGGGATGGTCCCGTTCAGCTCCCGGTTGATGCGATGCGCGAGGTTCAGATTGAACCGGGCGGTTACACCCGCCGCATCGTCATAAGCGGCTTCCAGGATTGCCTGGTCCTTGACGAGGTCCATCCCGATCAGGAGTTGGCTGCCCTCTCCGAGCGTTGCGCGCATCGTGCGCAGCAGATCGACTGCCGTGCGGGCCACCATGTTGCCGATGGTAGACCCAGGGAAAAACCCGAGCTTGGGCATGGCGGTAACCTCAATCGGCAGTTCGACCTTGCGCACGAAGTCCGCCTCGACCGGGTAGACCGGCAAGCCGGGAAATTTGGCCGACAGCGCGTCGGCCGAAGACCGCAGGAAATCTCCTGCGATGTCGAGCGGCACATAGGCGGCGGGGTCGATGCAGTTGAGCAGCAGCGGCGTCTTCACCGAACTGCCGGAGCCGAATTCGACCACCGCACGTCCGCCGCCGATCATCGTGCGGAACTCGTCGCATCGGTCGGTCAGGATTTCGGTTTCCGCGCGGGTTGGATAGTATTCGGGGAGCCGGGTGATCTCCTCGAACAGTTCTGATCCCTCGTCGTCGTAGAACCAGCGCGCCGGGATCGCCTTCTGCGGCTCCGACAAACCCTGCAAAACGTCTTCGCGAAATGCGGTGTCGACCCCGTCGCGAT is part of the Altererythrobacter sp. TH136 genome and harbors:
- a CDS encoding TIGR02281 family clan AA aspartic protease; translation: MDPQAAWQATTEIIREIPRSGLLIATVAAVLGSILGTGIARHYSRFGRFMATTSTMALAAILVVVMLQVSRFDPRLDIAVPELGFPEQTVAGGETRVPMSPDGHFWIQATVNGEPAAFLVDTGATLTAVSVPLAERAGLEPRTGGVPVRISTANGTVTADLTTIDTLRFGSVKAGGLDAVIAPQIGTTNVIGMNLLSRLASWRVEGRTMILVPNNPQPPA
- a CDS encoding tyrosine-protein phosphatase, coding for MTQAPNFQGIHNFRDYGGYSAAGGKVRRGVLYRSGQHVAATDGDLAELAALDIRTVIDLRGIAEREMHPCRRHEGWAGEVVAHDGSTTSSPPHMDIGPEVTTADYARDRMLQVYTRMPENPAMQAMFGRYLHALADRDGASLVHCFAGKDRTGMAVTLLLHIVGVSEDDQVREFLLTNESPTFHILRAQSIPVMEKRLGRTMDEASVRAMLDVHEDYFARFHLVARQTHGSLDDWLNQAVGVDDTLRMNLRDKFVA
- the egtD gene encoding L-histidine N(alpha)-methyltransferase, which produces MAAEQGLSLVDLDRDGVDTAFREDVLQGLSEPQKAIPARWFYDDEGSELFEEITRLPEYYPTRAETEILTDRCDEFRTMIGGGRAVVEFGSGSSVKTPLLLNCIDPAAYVPLDIAGDFLRSSADALSAKFPGLPVYPVEADFVRKVELPIEVTAMPKLGFFPGSTIGNMVARTAVDLLRTMRATLGEGSQLLIGMDLVKDQAILEAAYDDAAGVTARFNLNLAHRINRELNGTIPIDALRHVARWNDAYSRIEMHLEALRPIEFGVSGHRFSMGEGDTIHTENSHKFSRRSGTTLLLAGGWTPRQRWTDREERFSLILADATVPRSAP